A single Flavobacterium sp. 1 DNA region contains:
- a CDS encoding alpha-2-macroglobulin family protein codes for MKNFYLAFLFISTSLFAQQYEKDWNKVVKNENEGKIKTANEIVAKIYKKAVSKKEEVQIIKCFFYSSKYLQVVDENAQAKILNNLKTQIKQVSIPSQAILNFVYGKCLSEYLDRNGYTIRSRTNTTILDEDFLTWNQNDFNTQINLTFEKTLENEAVLKATPLTNYEAIFDFLTLEKFKKENLYDYLLKENIVFYKSKINEWQFQPKEYEGQKNTLLGSTDEFTKLNLDFIKDKDLKKVLSFYQKLETDSPTFENKLERILFCSQFLIKSNEELLNALITLEKETKEAIQLQKIQLEKATVYAKLASKEIHPDYNTKAISELESILTITNNSNAYKLAIQKKEELLSKNIQVELQKYIYNKENARAFIRYKNTNNLTISIFKINYSKIAEFYNIPHKRDSLATQIVTNKKPLIKKSYELIDKKDYFEYTTEVVLPQLETGSYLVYFESETNSKDKKGYGYETITVSNISVLANAKAGTEYYTVLDRKTGKPMENVILKSAYFEMKTNTDGLATYKQKEGTNSYSNNFPILLTTANDTILISKNYVAYGIDYSKKDEDENFKGKVEFYLDRAIYRPGQTVFFKGIAIQKRQNTTVIIPKTDFKVTLKDANYKEIKTIKVTTNDFGSFWGEFVLPKTGITGNFFIEATKPENSENYFILIKTKDENPFWDNVNFESSRQVFKVEEYKQPKFEVTFDQSKESYQINQIITINGSAKAFAGSNITDAKVNYHIIRETYTTNGVSYTWKGLSANIATGETKTDSTGKFYIKFNAVPDDQVNKEKLPIFVYRVKIDVTDLNGETHSTLFEINIGYHALKLKATIPKRIETKDKNEILLNSSNLNEQFIAVKGEIKLYLLKENSSKFKPRVWSIPEIKSISDQDFNHLFPYEINEKTDFLFEQGNLVFTKSVNTEKDKSIPLDFISDYKSGKYKVDFTAKDKFDNPITVSTIFEIAQSKDTLNPSKLITLKQLNNDPKKDGFILVQLKSVIPELFLTTTGNYNSKLFFEENTILKNNQAIVKIPLGNEFKNFVNIGFDSVFENQTYTQNLVVTLKEEEPKLDFSIESFRNKIQPGSAENWSFKLNATNTAKEFEILASMYDSSLDQFTKENWQSLTFYEYNYNGLNNRYPIGFDKTSSSIRNLNPYLKRVELNNETTKLIWFGFDFNETYSVHQQREYQKQLTKKTKKPLNAKLISGIITDNTGLPLPGVSISIDRTQRITSTDFDGFYEIEAAIGEILKISYMGLKTKTISVYSNKLEIQLEQEDSSLQEVVVTGYGAMKKKSLTAATVEVIEEDTSVHSLAGIEMNLEDKASGITIKSTSINGKNVNPLYIVDGEPMPFEQVQLITPSDILSIDILKDAKATALYGSKGANGVIIITTKKSLEALTQVKARKNLSETAFFLPNLKTDAKGKVSFGFTSPEALTAWKLRLLAHNKDAVTGYLEKSVITQKELMITPNFPRFFREKDTIVISAKISNMTNGAKTGIAILLLFDATTMQPIDAKMLNAKNIKNFTIASFGNTTASWTITIPEGLQGVQYKILAKAGNFSDGEENILPVLTNNMLVTESIPIWVRENSKKEYMFDNLKNNNSTTLKNHQFTLEYTSNPSWFAIQSLPYLMEYEHECAEQTFARFYANALANKIINSNPKIATVFESWRKNGKLNSKLEENEELKSIILAETPWLNDTQSEDEKKKNLALLFDLEKMKTSQQAAFDKLKQKQKPSGGFAWFDGSDENEYITRHILAGLGHLKKLNSDDATIEKIDEISKKGIPFIDSKFLEYHNARTKNLKATDKLIWINPNSDLHYLYTRSFYLKDYPLSDTLKKVTKRYLETAKENWLNYSLYEKGMTALVLNRFGETTASRKILESLKETASNNEDWGMYWIANKAGWYWYQAPIETQALLIEAFSEINNDTKSVDAMKVWLIKNKQTKNWSTTKATTEAVYALLMQGSDWLSVKDNTTFQIGEQKIVSKKLSENEKEAETGYIKLNWKADEIKKDMATITITNKSKVPGYGGVYWQYFEDLDKIKTNSGTNLSIAKELYVKKNTDKGPELQKITASNVLKIGDLVTVRILITSKEDMEFVHLKDMRASCFEPVDVLSGFEYKGGLGFYKSTKDAATHFFFDQINKGTYVLEYDIRVNNTGNFSNGISTIESMYAPEFTSHTKGIRLKTTQ; via the coding sequence ATGAAAAATTTTTATTTAGCCTTTCTTTTTATATCAACTTCACTATTTGCCCAACAATATGAAAAGGATTGGAATAAGGTTGTCAAGAACGAAAATGAAGGCAAAATAAAAACTGCCAATGAAATTGTTGCCAAAATCTACAAAAAGGCAGTTTCCAAAAAAGAGGAAGTACAAATCATTAAATGTTTTTTTTATTCTTCCAAATATTTACAAGTAGTTGATGAAAATGCGCAAGCCAAAATTTTAAATAATTTAAAAACGCAAATCAAGCAAGTCAGCATTCCTTCGCAAGCAATTTTGAATTTCGTTTATGGGAAATGTTTGAGTGAGTATCTTGACAGAAACGGCTACACTATTCGGAGCAGGACTAACACAACCATTCTGGATGAAGATTTTTTGACATGGAACCAAAACGATTTTAACACTCAAATTAATTTAACTTTTGAAAAAACACTTGAAAACGAAGCTGTTTTAAAAGCAACTCCTTTAACCAATTACGAAGCAATTTTTGATTTTTTAACTTTAGAAAAATTCAAAAAAGAAAATCTGTATGATTATTTGCTAAAAGAAAACATTGTTTTTTATAAATCCAAAATAAATGAATGGCAGTTTCAACCCAAAGAATATGAAGGTCAAAAAAACACTCTTTTGGGGAGTACTGATGAATTCACAAAATTAAACTTGGATTTCATCAAAGATAAAGACCTAAAAAAAGTACTTTCCTTTTATCAAAAATTAGAAACTGATTCTCCAACTTTCGAAAACAAATTGGAACGCATTTTATTTTGTTCACAATTCCTCATAAAATCAAATGAAGAGTTGTTAAATGCTCTAATTACTTTGGAAAAAGAAACAAAAGAAGCAATTCAACTGCAAAAAATTCAATTAGAAAAAGCAACTGTTTACGCCAAATTAGCTTCCAAAGAAATTCATCCTGATTACAACACCAAAGCGATTTCTGAATTAGAAAGTATTTTGACAATTACAAATAATTCGAACGCCTACAAATTGGCTATTCAAAAAAAAGAAGAACTGCTTTCAAAAAACATTCAAGTTGAACTTCAAAAATACATTTATAATAAAGAAAACGCTAGAGCTTTTATTCGATATAAAAACACAAACAATTTAACGATTTCTATTTTTAAAATAAATTACAGCAAAATTGCCGAATTCTATAACATACCCCACAAACGTGACAGTTTGGCTACCCAAATTGTAACTAATAAAAAGCCATTAATCAAAAAAAGTTACGAACTCATTGACAAAAAAGATTATTTCGAATATACCACCGAAGTCGTTTTACCACAGTTAGAAACTGGCAGTTATTTGGTTTATTTTGAAAGCGAAACCAATTCCAAAGACAAAAAAGGTTATGGCTACGAAACCATCACCGTTTCTAATATTTCGGTCCTGGCAAATGCAAAAGCTGGTACTGAATACTACACTGTTCTCGACAGAAAAACAGGTAAACCGATGGAAAATGTCATTTTAAAATCAGCCTATTTTGAAATGAAAACCAATACTGACGGTTTGGCAACATATAAACAAAAAGAGGGCACCAACAGCTATTCCAATAATTTCCCTATTCTATTAACCACTGCTAATGACACCATTTTAATTAGTAAAAACTACGTTGCATACGGCATTGATTATTCTAAAAAAGACGAAGATGAAAACTTCAAAGGAAAAGTAGAATTCTACTTAGACCGAGCCATTTATCGCCCAGGGCAAACCGTTTTTTTCAAAGGAATAGCCATTCAGAAAAGACAAAATACAACAGTTATCATCCCAAAGACCGATTTCAAGGTTACATTAAAAGATGCCAACTACAAAGAAATTAAAACAATCAAAGTTACAACCAATGACTTTGGTTCCTTTTGGGGAGAATTTGTTTTGCCAAAAACAGGGATAACAGGGAATTTTTTCATTGAAGCAACAAAACCAGAAAATTCAGAAAATTACTTTATCCTCATCAAAACTAAAGATGAAAATCCATTTTGGGACAATGTGAATTTTGAGTCCTCGAGACAAGTATTCAAAGTGGAGGAATACAAGCAACCAAAGTTTGAAGTCACATTTGACCAAAGCAAGGAAAGCTATCAAATCAACCAGATAATTACTATAAATGGAAGTGCAAAAGCGTTTGCAGGAAGCAACATAACGGATGCCAAAGTAAATTATCACATAATTCGAGAAACATATACTACAAATGGTGTGAGTTATACTTGGAAAGGGCTTTCGGCTAATATCGCTACCGGAGAAACAAAAACTGATTCCACAGGTAAATTCTATATTAAGTTTAATGCAGTACCAGATGACCAGGTGAATAAAGAAAAACTGCCTATTTTTGTATATCGAGTAAAGATAGATGTTACTGATTTGAATGGAGAAACTCATTCAACCCTTTTTGAAATTAACATTGGATATCACGCTTTGAAACTAAAAGCTACAATCCCAAAAAGAATAGAAACTAAAGACAAAAATGAAATCCTGCTCAATAGCTCTAATCTAAATGAACAATTTATAGCTGTTAAAGGTGAAATAAAATTATATCTTCTAAAAGAAAATAGTTCGAAATTCAAACCTAGAGTTTGGAGTATCCCTGAAATAAAAAGTATTTCTGATCAAGATTTTAATCATCTTTTCCCTTACGAAATCAATGAAAAAACAGACTTCCTATTTGAGCAAGGCAATTTGGTTTTTACAAAATCCGTAAATACTGAAAAAGACAAATCCATTCCTCTTGATTTCATTTCTGATTACAAATCTGGAAAATACAAAGTTGATTTTACGGCAAAAGATAAATTTGATAACCCAATCACTGTCAGTACGATTTTTGAAATTGCCCAAAGTAAAGACACTCTAAATCCGAGCAAACTGATTACTTTAAAACAACTCAATAATGACCCTAAAAAAGACGGTTTTATATTGGTACAATTAAAATCCGTCATTCCCGAACTTTTCTTAACCACAACTGGGAATTACAATAGTAAACTGTTTTTTGAAGAAAATACAATTTTAAAAAACAATCAAGCCATTGTAAAAATTCCATTAGGGAATGAATTTAAAAATTTCGTAAATATCGGTTTTGATAGTGTTTTCGAAAACCAAACCTATACCCAAAATTTAGTTGTTACTTTAAAAGAAGAAGAACCTAAATTAGATTTTAGCATAGAAAGTTTCAGAAACAAAATACAGCCCGGAAGTGCTGAAAATTGGTCTTTTAAACTTAATGCTACCAATACTGCAAAAGAATTCGAAATACTGGCATCAATGTATGACAGTTCTTTGGATCAATTTACGAAAGAAAATTGGCAGAGTTTAACCTTTTATGAATACAACTACAATGGATTGAATAATAGATACCCTATAGGATTTGACAAGACCAGCTCATCAATCCGTAATCTCAATCCTTATTTAAAAAGAGTGGAACTTAATAATGAAACCACCAAATTAATTTGGTTTGGATTTGACTTTAATGAAACGTATTCTGTGCATCAGCAAAGAGAATACCAAAAACAGCTCACTAAAAAAACAAAAAAACCGCTCAATGCCAAATTAATTTCGGGCATTATCACTGATAACACCGGACTTCCCTTACCTGGGGTAAGTATCTCAATAGATAGAACACAACGAATCACTTCAACCGATTTTGACGGTTTTTATGAAATTGAAGCTGCAATTGGAGAAATATTAAAAATTTCCTATATGGGTCTTAAAACAAAAACCATTAGCGTCTATTCCAATAAGTTAGAAATTCAGCTGGAGCAAGAAGATTCTTCATTACAAGAAGTTGTTGTTACAGGTTATGGGGCAATGAAAAAGAAAAGTCTGACTGCGGCAACTGTTGAAGTTATCGAAGAAGACACATCTGTTCATAGTTTAGCCGGCATAGAAATGAACCTTGAAGACAAAGCATCTGGGATCACAATCAAAAGCACATCAATTAATGGAAAAAATGTTAATCCGCTGTACATTGTAGATGGAGAACCTATGCCTTTTGAACAAGTACAATTAATAACTCCATCGGATATTCTTTCGATAGATATTTTAAAAGATGCCAAAGCCACTGCTTTATACGGAAGCAAAGGCGCAAACGGCGTAATCATCATCACAACAAAAAAATCATTAGAAGCATTAACTCAAGTAAAAGCTAGAAAAAACCTCTCTGAAACTGCTTTTTTTCTTCCAAATCTAAAAACAGATGCGAAAGGTAAAGTGAGTTTTGGTTTTACTTCTCCAGAAGCTTTAACGGCTTGGAAACTTCGTCTATTGGCACACAACAAAGACGCTGTAACTGGCTATTTGGAAAAAAGTGTTATTACTCAAAAAGAACTAATGATTACGCCTAACTTCCCTCGTTTTTTTAGAGAAAAAGACACCATCGTTATCAGTGCGAAAATCTCGAATATGACCAATGGAGCGAAAACAGGAATTGCTATTTTACTGCTTTTTGATGCGACAACTATGCAGCCAATAGATGCAAAAATGTTGAATGCAAAAAACATCAAAAACTTTACGATTGCTTCTTTCGGAAATACAACTGCCAGTTGGACAATTACTATTCCCGAAGGACTGCAAGGGGTTCAATATAAAATTTTGGCAAAAGCTGGAAATTTCTCTGATGGAGAAGAAAACATCTTGCCAGTTTTGACAAACAATATGCTGGTTACCGAAAGTATCCCAATTTGGGTTCGTGAGAATTCAAAGAAAGAATACATGTTTGATAATCTAAAAAACAACAATTCTACCACTTTAAAAAATCATCAATTTACATTAGAATATACATCGAATCCATCGTGGTTTGCGATTCAATCCTTGCCCTACTTGATGGAATACGAACACGAATGTGCCGAACAGACTTTCGCTCGTTTTTATGCAAATGCATTGGCTAACAAAATCATTAATAGCAATCCAAAAATAGCTACCGTCTTTGAAAGTTGGAGAAAAAATGGAAAACTAAATTCCAAACTGGAAGAAAATGAAGAACTAAAATCAATTATTCTTGCAGAAACGCCTTGGCTCAACGATACACAAAGTGAAGACGAAAAGAAAAAAAATCTGGCTTTACTCTTTGATTTAGAAAAAATGAAAACTTCGCAACAGGCCGCTTTTGACAAATTAAAACAAAAACAAAAACCTTCAGGAGGTTTTGCCTGGTTTGACGGAAGCGATGAAAACGAATACATCACCCGACATATTTTAGCTGGATTAGGGCATTTGAAAAAATTAAATTCTGATGATGCAACTATTGAAAAAATAGATGAGATTTCCAAAAAAGGAATTCCGTTTATAGACAGCAAATTTTTAGAATATCATAACGCAAGAACCAAAAACTTGAAAGCAACTGATAAATTGATTTGGATAAATCCTAATTCTGATTTGCATTATCTCTATACGCGCAGTTTTTATCTAAAAGACTATCCGCTTTCCGATACTTTAAAGAAAGTAACCAAACGCTATTTAGAAACTGCCAAGGAAAATTGGCTAAACTATTCTTTGTATGAAAAAGGGATGACTGCTTTGGTATTGAATCGTTTTGGAGAGACAACTGCTTCCAGAAAAATTCTTGAAAGTCTAAAAGAAACGGCTTCCAATAACGAAGATTGGGGCATGTATTGGATTGCAAACAAAGCAGGCTGGTATTGGTATCAGGCGCCTATAGAAACTCAAGCATTACTGATTGAAGCTTTTTCAGAAATTAATAACGATACAAAATCTGTCGATGCAATGAAAGTTTGGTTAATCAAGAACAAACAAACCAAAAACTGGTCAACCACAAAAGCAACCACCGAAGCAGTTTATGCTTTACTGATGCAGGGTTCTGATTGGCTGAGCGTAAAAGACAACACAACTTTCCAAATTGGAGAGCAGAAAATAGTGAGCAAAAAACTGTCCGAAAATGAAAAAGAAGCCGAAACAGGTTACATCAAACTCAACTGGAAAGCAGATGAAATCAAAAAAGATATGGCCACAATAACTATTACCAATAAATCGAAAGTACCTGGATACGGTGGAGTTTATTGGCAATATTTTGAGGATTTGGACAAAATAAAAACCAATTCGGGAACTAATTTGTCTATTGCAAAAGAATTATACGTCAAGAAAAACACAGACAAAGGCCCTGAATTACAAAAAATCACAGCTTCGAATGTTTTGAAAATTGGAGATTTAGTTACCGTTCGAATACTCATTACATCCAAAGAGGATATGGAATTTGTTCACTTAAAAGATATGCGAGCTTCCTGTTTTGAGCCTGTAGATGTATTATCTGGATTCGAATATAAAGGTGGTTTAGGATTTTATAAAAGCACCAAAGACGCTGCAACACATTTCTTTTTTGATCAAATAAACAAAGGGACTTATGTGCTGGAATATGATATCCGAGTGAATAACACAGGAAATTTCTCTAACGGAATTTCAACTATCGAAAGTATGTATGCACCGGAATTTACCAGTCATACTAAGGGGATTCGGTTAAAAACCACTCAATAA
- a CDS encoding YdeI family protein, with protein sequence MNPKVDFYFSKSEKWQSALEQLRRIALECQLTEELKWDTPCYMFQGKNIVLIHEFKDYCAFLFFKGALLSNADGILIQQSKNVQAARQIRFTDVREVIEQEAILKAHIYEAIEVEKAGLEVKFKKTEEFVVAEEFQKKLDELPVLKTAFDALTPGRQKAYLLHFSAPKQSKKRESRVEKCMPQILVGKGLNDL encoded by the coding sequence ATGAATCCTAAAGTTGATTTTTATTTTAGTAAATCTGAAAAATGGCAGTCGGCATTGGAGCAGTTAAGAAGAATTGCTCTGGAATGTCAGCTGACCGAAGAACTGAAATGGGACACTCCCTGCTATATGTTTCAGGGAAAGAACATCGTTTTAATACACGAGTTTAAAGACTATTGTGCTTTTTTGTTTTTCAAAGGTGCTTTGTTAAGTAATGCCGATGGTATTTTAATCCAGCAATCGAAGAATGTACAGGCGGCGCGCCAGATTCGTTTTACAGATGTTAGGGAAGTAATTGAGCAGGAAGCTATTTTGAAAGCTCATATTTATGAAGCTATTGAAGTAGAAAAAGCCGGTTTGGAAGTGAAATTCAAAAAGACAGAAGAATTTGTCGTAGCCGAAGAATTTCAGAAGAAATTGGACGAATTACCTGTCTTGAAAACGGCGTTTGATGCCTTAACTCCAGGACGCCAAAAAGCCTATTTACTCCATTTTTCGGCGCCAAAACAATCCAAAAAGAGAGAATCACGAGTGGAGAAATGTATGCCTCAAATTCTTGTTGGCAAGGGATTGAATGATCTGTAA
- a CDS encoding Crp/Fnr family transcriptional regulator: protein MSEIFKNHLQKFIEINEEEFSGILSFFQVIQVKKKENLLVQGQICKSHYFVLNGCLRKFFLNEKGIELTIEFAIENWWMTDNFAYERGLSTNFYIQAVENSEILVINSEAQEKLLIEFSKMERYFRFVYQRAYAATQVRLKYLYDFSKEEFYDHLRNSYPEFVERIPQYLIASFLGFTPEYLSEIRNKKRS, encoded by the coding sequence ATGTCTGAAATATTTAAAAACCATCTGCAAAAATTTATTGAAATAAACGAAGAAGAGTTTTCGGGTATTTTATCTTTTTTTCAAGTAATACAGGTTAAGAAAAAAGAAAATTTGCTTGTGCAGGGACAAATTTGTAAATCGCATTATTTTGTACTGAACGGCTGTTTGCGGAAGTTTTTTCTCAACGAAAAAGGGATAGAACTCACCATCGAATTTGCCATAGAAAATTGGTGGATGACAGACAATTTTGCTTACGAGCGGGGCTTGTCTACAAATTTCTATATTCAGGCGGTCGAAAATTCAGAAATTTTAGTGATCAATAGCGAGGCACAGGAAAAATTATTGATAGAATTTTCTAAAATGGAACGCTATTTTAGATTTGTCTATCAGCGGGCTTATGCGGCTACACAGGTAAGATTGAAATATCTGTATGATTTTTCTAAAGAAGAATTCTACGATCATTTGCGCAATTCATATCCTGAATTTGTAGAGCGGATTCCGCAATATTTAATTGCTTCTTTTCTTGGTTTTACACCAGAATATTTAAGTGAAATCAGAAATAAAAAGCGTTCTTAA
- a CDS encoding carboxymuconolactone decarboxylase family protein — protein MEKRIDINEIEPQAFKAMYALEGYLATAQLSKTYKELIKIRASQINGCAFCIDMHTKDALKYGETAHRIFLLNAWRETELFTEEEKVILAITEEITLIHNHGLSDGTYKKAEQFFDKNTIAQIIMAVVTINAWNRIAVSTQLEPAK, from the coding sequence ATGGAAAAGAGAATAGACATCAACGAAATTGAACCGCAGGCTTTTAAAGCGATGTATGCTTTGGAAGGTTACTTGGCAACAGCCCAATTGTCAAAAACATATAAAGAATTAATAAAAATCCGAGCTTCACAAATTAATGGCTGTGCATTTTGTATCGATATGCATACCAAAGATGCGCTAAAATATGGTGAAACTGCTCATCGTATTTTTTTACTGAATGCTTGGCGTGAAACTGAATTATTTACTGAGGAGGAAAAAGTGATTTTGGCTATTACTGAAGAAATTACGTTGATTCATAATCACGGCTTATCTGATGGAACGTATAAAAAAGCGGAACAGTTTTTTGATAAAAATACTATCGCCCAGATAATAATGGCTGTCGTTACCATAAATGCCTGGAACAGAATTGCAGTAAGCACACAGCTGGAGCCAGCGAAATAG